Proteins found in one Colletes latitarsis isolate SP2378_abdomen chromosome 8, iyColLati1, whole genome shotgun sequence genomic segment:
- the Rnb gene encoding BTB/POZ domain-containing protein Rnb has product MSTVVEKKEYLILQELMKHLKSESKDGISSCLERLKNEPKCWKQFAKDGGMGILVNLLRFHDLKILNMTLSILANACMTSDARQKVRGSKIASNVVSIIKHIKLENTLHCRACRLIGNLSECDWHAKSLCQAGAIEALVNLLQLDLNMQTYLMGVRAIRNIWSMHEGSREKIIESEVIFRITCLLVRAKEKSETDSKYVELVETCLKALCAFLITLDLRVGQQIRGEKDIQGYKCIVECCDKNNKMATKCLYLLCHIAVCRPILGNLGAVETCIALINDRSRRCTEILVSLCLLCREAINRARIRMGSGLELMLSLLQESERYHDTILHALAQFVYDGPSIAILVKNGLLDVLVLRLRRMVTQIRNEEIVASKKRGNDSPPNRQTELKYNKINYGRFSSDYYRDDWSPGSATSVSSSPPSTPPLPFYDSTENDENAEGNYSPVCSDTEFMDNEDEPQEEVESLKSCKSVTVDVEDVQNWEHGCKSYTCVWTLVLLNRLSQSNRPIEKLADRTTIEALTNYIKYVKDPEAPRILIKITRNRAYLMPLLKQGFIFEAQTLYDSEQYTRHLCTLAQTAIRELKSILVFGEETHKLVIAISIPFLIKSRHSLVYLLNDYDGIPLIFRVLSDRQHNLHEQAIWSICRLADTLQVQPGFIDKLQISHITSTDFPRVYDSHPKLTTVTFELDDGTTIDACRHTLCQKSDAFSAMLEGNFSESGKKRVKLRNTSKESLNTLLLAINGASFENRTIESLLDAALLADKFLMDDISDILTKTSVSKLNYTNYSRAWNWARINSCHEFKSCCVESFLKAPMTQSERVQAFHDFSTSESFHEFLNDVRAIINNVLLTIN; this is encoded by the exons atgtCAACTGTAGTTGAGAAAAAGGAGTATCTGATATTGCAAGAATTAATGAAACATTTGAAATCAGAATCCAAAGACGGAATTTCATCGTGTTTAGAACGGTTAAAAAATGAACCAAAATGCTGGAAGCAATTCGCAAAAGATGGAGGAATGGGCATCTTAGTAAATTTGCTTCGTTTTCatgatttgaaaatattaaacatGACACTAAGTATTTTAGCAAATGCATGTATGACTTCAGATGCAAGGCAAAAG GTCAGAGGTTCTAAAATAGCAAGTAATGTAGTTTCTATAATAAAGCatattaaattagaaaatacTTTACACTGCCGTGCGTGTAGATTAATTGGAAATTTATCAGAATGCGATTGGCATGCTAAATCATTATGCCAGGCTGGTGCAATCGAAGCTTTAGTTAATCTTTTACAATTAGATTTAAATATGCAAACCTATTTAATGGGTGTTAGAGCCATaag aaatatttggAGTATGCACGAAGGTAGTAGAGAAAAAATTATAGAATCAGAAGTTATATTTAGAATTACATGTTTGCTGGTAAGAGCAAAGGAAAAATCAGAAACAGACTCAAAATATGTAGAATTAGTAGAAACTTGTTTAAAAGCACTGTGTGCTTTTTTGATTACACTTGATCTTCGAGTAGGACAACAAATACGAGGAGAAAAAGATATACAAGGCTATAAATGCATTGTAGAATGTTGTGATAAAAATAATAAGATGGCTACTAAGTGTTTGTATCTTCTTTGCCATATAGCAGTATGTCGTCCTATTTTGGGAAATCTTGGTGCTGTTGAAACTTGTATTGCACTCATTAACGATCGCTCGAGACGGTGTACAGAAATATTAGTCAGTTTATGTCTACTTTGTCGAGAAGCTATTAATCGTGCAAGAATTAGAATGGGATCTGGTTTAGAATTAATGTTATCTTTATTACAAGAAAGTGAAAGATATCATGACACGATATTACATGCCCTCGCACAATTTGTTTACGATGGCCCAAGCATTGCAATATTGGTGAAAAATGGTTTACTCGATGTTTTAGTACTCAGGTTAAGAAGAATGGTAACTCAAATAAGGAATGAAGAAATTGTTGCTTCTAAAAAGAGGGGGAATGATTCACCTCCGAACAGACAAAcggaattaaaatataataaaattaattacggACG ATTTAGTTCCGATTACTATCGTGATGATTGGAGTCCAGGTAGTGCTACCAGCGTTTCCAGTTCACCTCCTAGTACACCACCTTTACCTTTTTATGATTCTACAGAAAATGATGAGAATGCGGAAGGCAATTATAGTCCAGTTTGTAGCGATACAGAATTTATGGACAACGAAGACG AACCTCAAGAAGAGGTAGAATCGCTAAAAAGTTGTAAATCGGTAACTGTAGATGTAGAAGATGTTCAAAATTGGGAACATGGTTGTAAATCGTACACTTGCGTGTGGACACTAGTATTGTTAAATCGATTAAGTCAGTCGAATCGACCAATCGAAAAACTGGCCGATCGTACAACCATCGAAGCTCTAACAAATTACATTAAATATGTCAAAGATCCAGAAGCGCctagaattttaattaaaattacaag GAATAGAGCATATTTAATGCCGTTATTAAAGCAGGGCTTCATTTTCGAGGCGCAAACGTTATATGATTCGGAACAGTACACAAGGCATTTATGCACGCTAGCACAAACAGCAATAAGAGAACTTAAATCTATACTAGTATTTGGAGAAGAAACTCATAAATTAGTAATTGCAATTTCGATACCATTCTTAATTAAATCTCGGCACAGTCTGGTATATCTGTTGAACGATTACGATGGTATACCGTTAATATTTCGCGTGCTTTCCGATCGGCAACATAACCTTCACGAGCAGGCTATTTGGTCGATCTGTCGACTGGCAGATACTTTGCAGGTGCAGCCTGGTTTTATAGATAAGCTTCAAATTTCACACATCACTTCGACTGATTTTCCAAGAGTGTACGATAGTCATCCGAAACTTACGACGGTCACATTCGAATTGGACGATGGCACAACCATAGATGCATGTAGGCACACATTGTGTCAAAAGTCTGATGCATTTTCCGCTATGCTTGAAGGAAACTTTTCAGAATCTGGCAAAAAACGTGTCAAACTACGAAACACGTCGAAGGAAAGCCTAAACACGTTACTATTGGCTATAAATGGAGCGAGTTTCGAAAATAGGACCATCGAATCGTTACTAGATGCCGCGTTATTGGCTGACAAATTTCTTATGGACGATATATCGGACATCCTAACGAAAACTTCGGTCTCCAAACTGAACTATACAAATTACAGTAGAGCCTGGAATTGGGCGAGAATTAACTCTTGCCACGAATTTAAATCCTGCTGCGTAGAGAGCTTTCTTAAAGCTCCAATGACACAGTCTGAACGAGTGCAAGCATTTCATGACTTTTCTACCAGTGAAAGTTTCCATGAATTTTTAAACGACGTAAGAGCAATTATTAACAACGTTTTGTTAACAATAAATTAA
- the Sad gene encoding cytochrome P450 family protein sad isoform X1, which produces MNVARNVLKNIKSNGHCNNVTSLDRHVFGCGYAGASSSPRIDDLPDISKPSDGASRSKIEISEISRERNYGTAATATNGSIAQEAPKPRGLPVIGTLFSFLFSGGVKQQHEYVNRRHKELGPVYRERIGPVSAVFVNSPHEFHRIFRLEGSAPKHFLPEAWTLYNEIRKCRRGLFFMDGEEWIHFRKILNKVMLVPDATNLMAEPCQEVAKGLRLKWQKQIETDAIISNLQVQLYQWSIEAMMAALMGPSWCFYKQQLSRDFEKLAKMLHKIFEYSAKLSIMPAKIAMNLRLPVWTKFITCTDTAFEIVRILVPEMIRLGGDGLLKKMIDEGIQEENAICIITDFILAAGDTTATTLQWILLLICNHPERQEELFRHLKELPQNELLRDPLLKSIIKESLRLYPIAPFISRYLPEDSVIGNYFVPKGELLVLSIYSSGRDTANFSRPNEFLPERWIRTEKGTYQGVLNPHASLPFAFGARSCIGRKLAETQISLALTELVKSFKIECVNRDRVKLILHMISVPSESLKLKLTRRE; this is translated from the exons ATGAACGTAGCGCGAAACGTTTTAAAAAACATCAAATCAAACGGCCACTGCAACAACGTCACGTCGTTGGACCGTCACGTGTTCGGTTGCGGTTATGCAGGCGCGTCAAGTTCACCGAGAATCGACGATCTGCCCGATATCTCGAAACCCTCTGACGGTGCATCTCGATCGAAGATAGAGATCAGCGAGATATCGCGCGAGAGAAATTACGGCACAGCAGCGACAGCAACGAACGGAAGTATAGCACAGGAAGCACCGAAACCGCGCGGACTTCCTGTCATCGGGACGCTTTTCTCGTTTCTGTTTTCCGGTGGCGTGAAACAACAGCACGAATATGTGAACAGAAGGCACAAGGAGCTGGGTCCGGTTTACAGGGAACGGATCGGGCCAGTCTCGGCGGTGTTCGTCAATTCGCCCCATGAATTTCATAGAATATTCCGTCTAGAGGGATCGGCGCCCAAACACTTTTTACCGGAAGCTTGGACTCTTTACAACGAAATACGGAAGTGTCGACGCGGTTTATTTTTCAT GGACGGAGAGGAATGGATtcattttcgtaaaatattaaataaagtgaTGTTGGTACCGGATGCAACGAATTTAATGGCCGAACCGTGTCAAGAGGTTGCTAAGGGTCTTAGATTGAAATGGCAGAAGCAAATCGAGACCGATGCCATTATATCAAACTTACAGGTTCAACTTTATCAATGGTCTATCGagg CAATGATGGCCGCTTTGATGGGTCCTTCCTGGTGTTTTTATAAGCAACAATTATCACGGGATTTCGAGAAATTAGCGAAAATGTTACACAAAATATTCGAGTATTCGGCTAAATTGTCCATAATGCCAGCTAAAATAGCGATGAATTTACGATTACCAGTTTGGACGAAATTCATCACCTGTACTGATACAGCTTTCGAAATCGTTCGGATTCTGGTACCAGAAATGATTCGATTAGGCGGCGATGGCCTGTTGAAAAAAATGATCGACGAAGGAATTCAGGAGGAGAACGCAATTTGCATCATCACTGATTTTATCTTAGCAGCTGGCGATACG ACGGCGACCACTTTGCAATGGATATTGTTGCTGATATGTAATCACCCCGAGAGACAAGAGGAATTGTTTCGACATCTGAAGGAGCTTCCACAGAAtgaattactgcgtgatcccctaTTGAAAAGCATAATCAAAGAATCGCTGAGATTATATCCCATTGCTCCATTTATTTCACGATATTTACCGGAAGACAGCGTGATCGGTAATTACTTTGTGCCAAAAGGG GAGTTGCTCGTGCTGTCAATTTATTCGAGCGGTCGTGACACTGCAAATTTTTCACGACCAAATGAGTTCCTACCGGAAAGGTGGATCAGAACGGAAAAAGGCACTTACCAAGGTGTATTGAACCCACACGCAAGTCTGCCGTTCGCTTTCGGAGCAAGAAGTTGTATTGGACGAAAACTCGCAGAAACACAGATATCGCTCGCCTTGACAGAG CTGGTCAAATCGTTCAAGATAGAATGCGTAAATAGAGATCGGGTGAAACTAATTTTGCACATGATTTCCGTCCCGTCGGAGTCGTTGAAGTTGAAATTAACTCGAAGAGAATAA
- the Sad gene encoding cytochrome P450 family protein sad isoform X2: MNVARNVLKNIKSNGHCNNVTSLDRHVFGCGYAGASSSPRIDDLPDISKPSDGASRSKIEISEISRERNYGTAATATNGSIAQEAPKPRGLPVIGTLFSFLFSGGVKQQHEYVNRRHKELGPVYRERIGPVSAVFVNSPHEFHRIFRLEGSAPKHFLPEAWTLYNEIRKCRRGLFFMDGEEWIHFRKILNKVMLVPDATNLMAEPCQEVAKGLRLKWQKQIETDAIISNLQVQLYQWSIEAMMAALMGPSWCFYKQQLSRDFEKLAKMLHKIFEYSAKLSIMPAKIAMNLRLPVWTKFITCTDTAFEIVRILVPEMIRLGGDGLLKKMIDEGIQEENAICIITDFILAAGDTTATTLQWILLLICNHPERQEELFRHLKELPQNELLRDPLLKSIIKESLRLYPIAPFISRYLPEDSVIGVARAVNLFERS; encoded by the exons ATGAACGTAGCGCGAAACGTTTTAAAAAACATCAAATCAAACGGCCACTGCAACAACGTCACGTCGTTGGACCGTCACGTGTTCGGTTGCGGTTATGCAGGCGCGTCAAGTTCACCGAGAATCGACGATCTGCCCGATATCTCGAAACCCTCTGACGGTGCATCTCGATCGAAGATAGAGATCAGCGAGATATCGCGCGAGAGAAATTACGGCACAGCAGCGACAGCAACGAACGGAAGTATAGCACAGGAAGCACCGAAACCGCGCGGACTTCCTGTCATCGGGACGCTTTTCTCGTTTCTGTTTTCCGGTGGCGTGAAACAACAGCACGAATATGTGAACAGAAGGCACAAGGAGCTGGGTCCGGTTTACAGGGAACGGATCGGGCCAGTCTCGGCGGTGTTCGTCAATTCGCCCCATGAATTTCATAGAATATTCCGTCTAGAGGGATCGGCGCCCAAACACTTTTTACCGGAAGCTTGGACTCTTTACAACGAAATACGGAAGTGTCGACGCGGTTTATTTTTCAT GGACGGAGAGGAATGGATtcattttcgtaaaatattaaataaagtgaTGTTGGTACCGGATGCAACGAATTTAATGGCCGAACCGTGTCAAGAGGTTGCTAAGGGTCTTAGATTGAAATGGCAGAAGCAAATCGAGACCGATGCCATTATATCAAACTTACAGGTTCAACTTTATCAATGGTCTATCGagg CAATGATGGCCGCTTTGATGGGTCCTTCCTGGTGTTTTTATAAGCAACAATTATCACGGGATTTCGAGAAATTAGCGAAAATGTTACACAAAATATTCGAGTATTCGGCTAAATTGTCCATAATGCCAGCTAAAATAGCGATGAATTTACGATTACCAGTTTGGACGAAATTCATCACCTGTACTGATACAGCTTTCGAAATCGTTCGGATTCTGGTACCAGAAATGATTCGATTAGGCGGCGATGGCCTGTTGAAAAAAATGATCGACGAAGGAATTCAGGAGGAGAACGCAATTTGCATCATCACTGATTTTATCTTAGCAGCTGGCGATACG ACGGCGACCACTTTGCAATGGATATTGTTGCTGATATGTAATCACCCCGAGAGACAAGAGGAATTGTTTCGACATCTGAAGGAGCTTCCACAGAAtgaattactgcgtgatcccctaTTGAAAAGCATAATCAAAGAATCGCTGAGATTATATCCCATTGCTCCATTTATTTCACGATATTTACCGGAAGACAGCGTGATCG GAGTTGCTCGTGCTGTCAATTTATTCGAGCGGTCGTGA